The following are encoded together in the Salinibacterium sp. UTAS2018 genome:
- a CDS encoding ABC transporter permease translates to MNSPSALLERPTVTEVAATPAPVEPGLSPRRRWVRPVLLGAVLPLALIGLWQIIATSGLVASYRLPTPLSVVAAGVDLYERGVLYQHVAISTQRVLLGFVIGSIVGLALASVVGLSARVSEFFAPTLGALRAVPSLAWVPLLGLYLGYNEDSKVALIAIGAFFPVYTTVASALRHVDSHLVELGRSYGYSGPALLGLVQLPAVVPAVISSLRLALAQAWLFLVAGELLGASLGLGFLLVDSQQNGRIDRLFLTIILLGVLGKLTDAAVGVLERFLLKRWGS, encoded by the coding sequence CTGAATAGCCCGTCCGCGTTGCTGGAGCGGCCCACCGTCACCGAGGTCGCGGCTACTCCGGCCCCTGTCGAGCCGGGTCTTTCGCCCCGCCGTCGCTGGGTTCGCCCGGTTCTACTGGGCGCTGTACTCCCGCTCGCGTTGATTGGCCTTTGGCAAATCATCGCCACGTCGGGTCTGGTTGCCAGCTACCGGCTGCCGACACCGCTCAGTGTGGTGGCGGCCGGTGTTGACCTCTACGAGCGTGGGGTGCTCTACCAACACGTGGCGATCTCCACCCAGCGCGTTCTCCTGGGGTTCGTGATCGGTTCGATCGTCGGCCTTGCGTTGGCTTCTGTCGTTGGGCTCTCCGCTCGAGTGTCAGAGTTTTTCGCTCCCACGTTGGGAGCTCTGCGCGCGGTGCCTTCTCTCGCGTGGGTCCCTCTTCTCGGGCTCTACCTCGGGTACAACGAAGACTCCAAGGTCGCTCTTATCGCTATCGGTGCGTTTTTTCCGGTGTACACGACAGTGGCATCTGCACTGCGTCATGTGGATTCCCATCTGGTCGAACTAGGCCGAAGCTACGGATACTCCGGGCCCGCCTTGCTCGGCCTCGTGCAGTTGCCTGCTGTCGTGCCAGCAGTAATCTCGTCGCTGCGCTTGGCGCTGGCCCAGGCCTGGCTGTTCCTGGTGGCGGGGGAGTTGCTTGGTGCTTCACTCGGCCTAGGCTTCTTGCTCGTCGATTCGCAGCAGAACGGACGCATTGACCGGCTGTTCCTCACGATCATTCTTCTGGGGGTTCTGGGAAAGCTGACCGATGCGGCGGTCGGAGTGCTCGAACGTTTCCTCCTCAAGCGGTGGGGCTCGTAA